In Nocardia asteroides, a single genomic region encodes these proteins:
- a CDS encoding AIM24 family protein → MFEKVNGKVVKVNTGAAGGVVARKGAMLFYTGDVSFSPHQIAGMGGGGMGGMGGGMMRMAGRMMAGEHESTMLAQGNGEVHYGLAGLEVHVVQMQQGAVLRVEASRLLANSAQLQSSIVSVASSNSGGGGGGGGIMGALRGAASGALTGQGMFTTQLSGQGAAVLLAHGGFLELQVGGPNPIVVDPQAFVAAYGNVQTELKTAMSWRDAVGRGAGEAMQLHCVGQGIVYVQASEEKL, encoded by the coding sequence ATGTTCGAGAAGGTCAACGGCAAGGTCGTCAAGGTGAACACCGGCGCGGCGGGCGGCGTGGTCGCGCGCAAGGGCGCGATGCTCTTCTACACCGGCGACGTCTCGTTCTCCCCGCACCAGATCGCGGGCATGGGCGGCGGCGGCATGGGCGGCATGGGCGGCGGCATGATGCGCATGGCCGGCCGGATGATGGCTGGCGAGCACGAGAGCACGATGCTGGCCCAGGGCAACGGCGAGGTGCACTACGGCCTGGCCGGGCTGGAGGTGCACGTGGTGCAGATGCAGCAGGGGGCGGTGCTCCGGGTGGAGGCCTCCCGGCTGCTGGCCAACTCCGCGCAGCTGCAGAGCTCGATCGTCTCGGTGGCGAGCTCGAACAGCGGTGGCGGCGGTGGTGGCGGCGGCATCATGGGCGCGCTGCGCGGCGCCGCCTCCGGCGCGCTCACCGGGCAGGGCATGTTCACCACCCAGCTCAGCGGCCAGGGCGCGGCGGTGCTGCTCGCGCACGGCGGGTTCCTGGAGTTGCAGGTGGGCGGGCCGAACCCGATCGTGGTCGATCCGCAGGCCTTCGTTGCCGCGTACGGCAATGTGCAGACCGAGCTGAAGACGGCGATGAGCTGGCGGGACGCGGTCGGCCGCGGCGCCGGTGAGGCGATGCAGCTGCACTGCGTCGGCCAGGGCATCGTCTACGTGCAGGCCTCCGAAGAGAAGTTGTGA
- a CDS encoding AIM24 family protein yields the protein MAQLFEQSKKVIEAHLAGTSVRAISGSMIAYEGNVQFKSAGFGGGDGVLAGLKRRATGEKLSLMECGGNGRVFFAVNGQNVTVVNLNNETLQVESQQLLAFAGNLRTDIRFAGVRGATTGAGLFTTTVTGQGQVALLSAGGPLIHLEVSPQYPLIVDPDAFVAAQGNLNQSFVTDVSWRTVMGSDAGEAFSLRWDGQGVVLIQPAER from the coding sequence ATGGCACAGCTGTTCGAGCAGTCGAAGAAGGTGATCGAAGCCCACCTCGCCGGCACCAGTGTCCGCGCGATCTCCGGCTCGATGATCGCCTACGAAGGAAACGTGCAGTTCAAGTCCGCCGGATTCGGCGGCGGCGACGGCGTGCTGGCCGGGCTCAAGCGCCGCGCCACCGGTGAGAAGCTCTCGCTCATGGAGTGCGGCGGCAACGGCCGCGTCTTCTTCGCGGTGAACGGGCAGAACGTCACCGTCGTGAACCTGAACAACGAGACGCTGCAGGTGGAGTCGCAGCAGTTGCTCGCCTTCGCGGGCAACCTGCGCACCGACATCCGCTTCGCCGGGGTGCGCGGCGCCACCACCGGCGCGGGGCTGTTCACCACGACGGTCACCGGGCAGGGCCAGGTGGCGCTGCTCTCCGCGGGCGGCCCGCTGATCCACCTCGAGGTCAGCCCGCAGTACCCGCTGATCGTCGATCCGGACGCCTTCGTGGCGGCGCAGGGCAATCTCAACCAATCCTTCGTCACCGACGTCTCGTGGCGCACGGTCATGGGTTCGGACGCGGGCGAGGCGTTCTCGCTGCGCTGGGACGGGCAGGGCGTCGTACTGATCCAGCCCGCGGAACGGTAA